The proteins below are encoded in one region of Aquisphaera giovannonii:
- a CDS encoding PAS domain S-box protein: MPEEHADGLATGRPAEGVPAQGGPEGRRDADVRTIEICLRLATEAAGLGVFEWDARADAVHWGNDRMYEIFGRSRERGPIGAAEYAGEVSHPDDAGRYREALDAAARTGEFSFSGRFRRGDGELRWVEMMGRMMHAEDGTPLRMAGIVADVSDRHASQLQSEMLAAIVASSDDAIVSKDLRGVITSWNQAAERIFGYTAAEIVGRHISTLIPPGHDEDVVHILSKIRRGERVDHFETKRRTKDGRILDLSITVSPIRNAAGDIVGASKVARDVTERNRARAALRESEEQLRQITDVLPQQIWTARPDGGLDYVNARAREYAGDAASRDGAPRWAEVIHPDDRDASAEAWRRSVATGDPYEVEQRLRHAGTGAFRWHLCRARPVRDASGRIIKWYGTNTDIDDRRRWEAAVREARDEAERANRMKDEFLATLSHELRTPLNAILGWAKILTSGRVGEEHSREGLAAIERNAVAQVQIIEDLLDISRIVSGNFRLEVQRVRIQDVVEAAVASAMPAAMAKGVRLHKMIDSLAGPVSGDAARLQQVVWNLLANAVKFTPKGGTVQVLLERVNSHLEIGVVDTGIGMSPDFLPHVFDRFRQAESGTTRRHGGLGLGLAIVKQLVELHGGTVRAKSPGEGAGSTFIVSLPIAVVHPEEAGPAGLMPASPGDEAGRDRLLEGVKVLVVDDEPDARQLIHRVLADRGAEVARAASARDGLALVESFGPDVIVSDVGMPEQNGYDFLRQVRARRSPAELPAAALTAFARAEDRRQALLAGFQTHVAKPVDPAELVAVVASLAGRTQTV, encoded by the coding sequence ATGCCCGAGGAACACGCCGACGGACTTGCCACCGGCCGCCCGGCCGAGGGCGTCCCCGCGCAGGGCGGCCCCGAGGGCCGCCGCGACGCCGACGTCCGCACCATCGAGATCTGCCTGCGGCTCGCCACGGAGGCCGCCGGCCTGGGCGTCTTCGAGTGGGACGCCCGGGCCGACGCGGTCCACTGGGGGAATGACCGCATGTACGAGATCTTCGGGCGGTCGCGCGAGCGGGGGCCGATCGGCGCCGCGGAATACGCCGGGGAGGTCTCGCACCCCGACGACGCGGGCCGCTACCGCGAGGCGCTCGACGCGGCCGCCCGCACCGGGGAGTTCTCCTTCTCGGGCCGCTTCCGGCGCGGCGACGGCGAGCTCCGCTGGGTGGAGATGATGGGTCGGATGATGCACGCCGAGGACGGCACGCCGCTGCGCATGGCCGGGATCGTCGCCGACGTCAGCGACCGGCACGCGTCCCAGCTCCAGAGCGAGATGCTCGCCGCGATCGTCGCCTCGTCGGACGACGCGATCGTCAGCAAGGACCTGCGGGGCGTCATCACCAGCTGGAACCAGGCGGCGGAGCGCATCTTCGGCTACACGGCCGCCGAGATCGTCGGGCGGCACATCTCCACCCTGATCCCGCCCGGCCACGACGAGGACGTCGTCCACATCCTCTCGAAGATCCGGCGGGGCGAGCGGGTCGACCACTTCGAGACGAAGCGGCGCACCAAGGACGGGCGCATCCTCGACCTGTCGATCACCGTCTCCCCCATCCGCAACGCCGCCGGCGACATCGTCGGGGCGTCCAAGGTCGCCCGGGACGTCACCGAGCGCAACCGGGCCCGCGCCGCCCTGCGCGAGAGCGAGGAGCAGCTGCGCCAGATCACCGACGTCCTCCCGCAACAGATCTGGACGGCGCGGCCCGACGGGGGTCTCGACTACGTCAACGCCCGGGCCCGCGAGTACGCCGGCGACGCCGCGTCGCGCGACGGCGCCCCGCGGTGGGCGGAGGTCATCCATCCCGACGATCGCGACGCGTCCGCGGAGGCCTGGCGCCGCAGCGTGGCCACCGGCGACCCCTACGAGGTGGAGCAGCGCCTCCGGCACGCGGGGACCGGGGCCTTCCGCTGGCACCTCTGCCGCGCCCGGCCCGTGCGCGACGCCTCCGGCCGCATCATCAAGTGGTACGGCACGAACACCGACATCGACGACCGCAGGCGGTGGGAGGCCGCCGTCCGCGAGGCGCGCGACGAGGCCGAGCGGGCCAACCGCATGAAGGACGAGTTCCTGGCCACCCTGAGCCACGAGCTGCGCACGCCCCTGAACGCCATCCTCGGCTGGGCGAAGATCCTGACGTCCGGCCGGGTGGGCGAGGAGCACTCCCGGGAGGGCCTGGCGGCGATCGAGCGCAACGCGGTCGCCCAGGTCCAGATCATCGAGGACCTGCTGGACATCTCGCGGATCGTCTCGGGCAACTTCCGGCTCGAGGTCCAGCGGGTGCGGATCCAGGACGTCGTGGAGGCGGCGGTCGCCTCGGCCATGCCGGCGGCGATGGCCAAGGGCGTCCGCCTGCACAAGATGATCGACTCCCTGGCGGGGCCGGTGTCCGGGGACGCGGCGCGGCTGCAGCAGGTCGTCTGGAACCTGCTGGCCAACGCCGTGAAGTTCACCCCGAAGGGCGGGACGGTCCAGGTCCTCCTGGAGCGCGTCAACTCGCATCTGGAGATCGGCGTGGTCGACACCGGGATCGGCATGAGCCCGGACTTCCTGCCGCACGTCTTCGACCGCTTCCGCCAGGCGGAGTCGGGCACGACCCGCCGCCACGGCGGCCTCGGGCTGGGGCTGGCCATCGTCAAGCAGCTCGTGGAGCTGCACGGCGGGACGGTCCGGGCGAAGAGCCCCGGCGAGGGGGCGGGGTCGACGTTCATCGTCTCGCTCCCCATCGCGGTCGTGCACCCGGAGGAGGCCGGGCCGGCGGGCCTGATGCCCGCGTCCCCGGGCGACGAGGCGGGGCGGGACCGCCTGCTCGAGGGCGTCAAGGTGCTCGTCGTGGACGACGAGCCCGACGCCCGCCAGCTGATCCACCGCGTCCTGGCGGACCGCGGGGCCGAGGTGGCCCGGGCCGCCTCGGCCCGCGACGGCCTGGCGCTCGTCGAGTCCTTCGGCCCGGACGTGATCGTCAGCGACGTCGGCATGCCGGAGCAGAACGGATACGACTTCCTCCGGCAAGTCCGCGCCAGGCGGTCGCCGGCCGAATTGCCCGCCGCGGCCCTGACCGCGTTCGCGAGGGCCGAGGACCGCAGGCAGGCCCTGCTCGCCGGATTCCAGACGCATGTGGCCAAGCCGGTCGACCCCGCCGAGCTGGTGGCCGTCGTGGCGAGCCTGGCCGGCAGGACGCAGACGGTCTGA
- a CDS encoding SGNH/GDSL hydrolase family protein yields the protein MRIRPMIPWLAGALALAPGAGWSQSKGLQEPRPGGRAIRLVAMGDSITRGVREGVRPEETFAALAERALRSEGMPVELVNLGAGGERTDRALGRLDEVSGLRPEVAIVMYGTNDGHVDAGAKASRLSLDQYRENLRAIVAGLLLRGVEPVLMTEPRWADDAPADGLGEDPNVRLARYMEACRAVAAECRVPVVDHFARWTEARSKGQALGDWTTDGCHPNPRGHRAMADALLPVLRRRLRPAPRPVPFVTRLEAVLAHDDGRFLWYHPRPAAIPSGPGAAPRVVLTLQQHLHVSDYYSGLSDLTSDDLGRSWSGPRPVAELDWAREPGGVVVAVADVTPMFHPPSKKVLAVGAQVRYGPKGEQLEDRRRSNQTAYAVLDPATGRWTRWRRLEMPADRAFDFARSACAQFVVEADGSVLLPFYVAESADGSYRVTVVRCTFDGDVLAFRERGDVLSLDVARRLYEPSLIRLGKDHFLTIRNDRKGYVTAGGDGLHYRPVKPWTFDDGEDLGSYNTQQHWLAHGDALFLAYTRRGANNGHIMRHRAPLFLAQVDPEQLRVVRATERVLVPERGAELGNFGAAAITDRESWVTVAEGVWDDAARRRGAKGAVFVARVLWDEGG from the coding sequence ATGCGCATCCGCCCGATGATCCCGTGGCTCGCCGGGGCCCTCGCGCTGGCCCCCGGCGCCGGATGGTCCCAATCCAAGGGGCTGCAAGAGCCGAGGCCCGGCGGCCGGGCCATCCGGCTGGTGGCCATGGGCGATTCCATCACCAGGGGCGTCAGGGAGGGCGTCCGCCCCGAGGAGACGTTCGCCGCCCTGGCCGAACGGGCCCTGAGGTCCGAGGGGATGCCCGTCGAGCTCGTGAACCTGGGGGCGGGGGGCGAGCGGACCGACCGGGCCCTGGGGCGGCTCGACGAGGTCTCCGGGCTCCGGCCCGAGGTCGCCATCGTGATGTACGGGACGAACGACGGCCACGTCGACGCGGGGGCGAAGGCGAGTCGCCTCTCCCTCGATCAATACAGGGAGAACCTGAGGGCGATCGTCGCCGGGTTGCTCCTCCGGGGCGTCGAGCCGGTCCTCATGACCGAGCCCCGGTGGGCCGACGACGCCCCGGCCGACGGGCTCGGCGAGGATCCCAACGTGCGCCTCGCCCGGTACATGGAGGCGTGCCGGGCGGTCGCCGCCGAGTGCCGCGTGCCGGTCGTGGACCACTTCGCGCGCTGGACCGAGGCCCGCTCGAAGGGTCAGGCCCTGGGCGATTGGACGACCGACGGCTGCCACCCGAACCCGCGGGGCCATCGGGCGATGGCGGACGCGTTGTTGCCGGTCCTCCGGCGTCGCCTCCGCCCCGCCCCGCGGCCCGTCCCCTTCGTGACTCGGCTCGAGGCCGTGCTCGCGCACGACGACGGTCGCTTCCTGTGGTATCACCCCAGGCCGGCGGCCATCCCGTCGGGCCCGGGCGCCGCTCCCCGGGTGGTCCTGACGTTGCAGCAGCATCTTCACGTCTCGGACTACTACTCCGGATTGAGCGACCTGACGAGCGACGACCTGGGCAGGAGTTGGTCGGGCCCCCGGCCGGTCGCGGAGCTGGACTGGGCCCGGGAGCCCGGCGGCGTCGTGGTCGCCGTGGCGGACGTCACGCCGATGTTCCATCCGCCCTCGAAGAAGGTCCTCGCGGTGGGGGCCCAGGTGCGGTACGGCCCGAAGGGCGAGCAACTCGAGGACCGCCGGCGGTCCAACCAGACGGCGTACGCCGTCCTCGACCCGGCGACGGGACGCTGGACCCGCTGGCGGAGGCTCGAGATGCCGGCGGACCGGGCGTTCGACTTCGCCCGCAGCGCCTGCGCCCAGTTCGTCGTCGAGGCGGACGGCTCGGTGCTCCTGCCGTTCTACGTCGCGGAGTCGGCCGACGGCTCCTACCGCGTGACGGTCGTCCGATGCACGTTCGACGGCGACGTGCTGGCCTTCCGCGAGCGCGGCGACGTGCTGTCGCTGGACGTCGCCAGGAGGCTGTACGAGCCGTCCCTCATCCGCCTGGGGAAGGACCACTTCCTGACGATCCGCAACGACCGGAAGGGCTACGTCACCGCGGGCGGCGACGGGCTGCACTACCGCCCCGTGAAGCCCTGGACGTTCGACGACGGCGAGGACCTCGGGAGCTACAACACGCAGCAGCACTGGCTGGCCCACGGGGATGCGCTCTTCCTGGCCTACACCCGCCGCGGCGCGAACAACGGCCACATCATGAGGCATCGGGCGCCCTTGTTCCTGGCGCAGGTCGATCCCGAGCAGCTCCGGGTGGTCCGGGCGACCGAGCGTGTCCTCGTCCCCGAGCGGGGCGCCGAGCTGGGCAACTTCGGCGCGGCGGCCATCACGGACCGCGAATCGTGGGTCACCGTGGCCGAGGGCGTCTGGGATGACGCCGCCCGCCGCCGCGGGGCGAAGGGGGCGGTCTTCGTAGCCCGCGTGCTCTGGGATGAGGGGGGCTGA
- a CDS encoding nucleotidyl transferase family protein produces the protein MNLRLSCRPAAPVALLVGVWDPVLPEHLDLFRLLRDDATARGLHPIVATIDPNPGVFVHAPVVWQDYDDLASRLALQEGCGLGGSLLVEMGEADLQSDAAAFLGAVMAVLPLGELWLGRRQSFGSGPAGSLDAILAYADSRGVTVRRLAPSLARFTCRTVRQYLRAGRLRDAIELVRRPPARARPDSGSLPLPWAPGDYLAVPVDGPGGRPAGEPTCLTLSSRDGTPPSVPWPGRADWLAFLAGPADGPAESCEPSRAGARDGRSVHQPG, from the coding sequence ATGAACCTCCGCCTCTCCTGCCGGCCCGCCGCGCCGGTCGCGCTGCTGGTCGGGGTCTGGGACCCGGTGCTGCCGGAGCACCTGGACCTCTTCCGGCTGCTGCGGGACGACGCCACGGCCCGGGGCCTGCACCCGATCGTCGCGACCATCGACCCGAACCCCGGGGTCTTCGTGCACGCGCCGGTCGTCTGGCAGGACTACGACGACCTCGCGTCGCGCCTGGCCCTCCAGGAGGGCTGCGGGCTCGGCGGATCCCTGCTCGTGGAGATGGGGGAGGCCGACCTCCAGTCGGACGCCGCCGCGTTCCTGGGCGCCGTGATGGCCGTGCTGCCGCTCGGCGAGCTGTGGCTCGGCCGCCGGCAGTCCTTCGGGAGCGGGCCGGCCGGGTCGCTCGACGCGATCCTCGCGTACGCCGACTCGCGCGGCGTGACGGTCCGCCGGCTGGCCCCCTCGCTCGCGCGCTTCACCTGCCGGACCGTCCGCCAGTACCTGCGGGCGGGCCGGCTCCGCGACGCGATCGAGCTGGTCCGGCGGCCGCCCGCCCGGGCGCGGCCCGATTCCGGGTCGTTGCCGCTGCCCTGGGCCCCCGGGGATTACCTGGCCGTCCCGGTGGACGGCCCGGGCGGGCGGCCGGCCGGCGAGCCGACGTGCCTGACCCTGTCGTCGCGGGACGGGACGCCCCCGAGCGTGCCGTGGCCGGGGCGTGCGGACTGGCTGGCGTTCCTCGCCGGCCCCGCGGACGGCCCGGCCGAGTCGTGCGAGCCATCCCGGGCCGGGGCCCGGGATGGCCGGAGCGTCCATCAACCGGGTTGA
- a CDS encoding class III lanthionine synthetase LanKC N-terminal domain-containing protein has product MESGRIAGLRWPQAAEYARALDRFGDSLGTRWRVAEYQTGRVRWRSFRGPGPLPGQGWKIHLSIAASEVLGLFDEVLPYLARHEASFKLPSGLEGYLLLNGGEAGRTQVGKALTVYPADDAACRRLAIGLDARWRSARGPGVPFGLRVGPASAVYLRYGAIGGRDVLVDAFGRFSPALRSPEGRLVEDRRDLPGGRPPWAPGPPVESGAARGGRLPVLATVGGRAYYRLKTLHSSAKGDVVLGVDAATGAAVVIKSARRGVGGDPLGHDAVERLSNEFRILSRLREAGGVAIAPAPLGLEAGETALLVLADVPGTPLHQLPRAARGPALAGLARAVASLHDRGFVHRDVKLSNAILGESGVCLIDFELACPAGHPAPIPGGTRGYLPPGDPGPADAAADCYALGATLAHAVLESDPGLMPAGRGRLIGLLHLARAHDAADLVRRLTDADPAARPRAEEAARRMEAAASGGPPAEGPPPRARDAGRRWAIRASTEAARAASGFLVAGPDGHWWRNRHLYSGYACEGINLGAAGVVLGLISVATALRDRRVAADVGPAIDWLSRRGPTPESPGLFTGDAGVALALVAGGPYSADPGRARDAALRRLSAAAASVEELDLFSGAAGVLWAGCLIAEISGDASPLRIVEHLAGTIVAAASEADGVVAWAPSGRLDGVRAPHVGAAHGAAGVALALAHWGRAAGDPGASGLAREVFAGLDRGARTPDGLSLRRFLGPGSPAAPLGDWCHGPAGYLWCLLQALGDDPRSSPAVDRAASAFRRASMVRNPTFCHGLAGQLELCRMLGALPRHEGWAARRGARIEAVLRLLQQRRGGGVVWSSEDPEVITPDLWVGFLGPAAALAMGTRPGHAPLLSGPWLRECRELAS; this is encoded by the coding sequence ATGGAGTCGGGCCGGATCGCGGGCCTCCGGTGGCCCCAGGCTGCGGAGTATGCGCGGGCCCTGGATCGGTTCGGCGACTCGCTCGGCACGCGGTGGCGGGTCGCCGAATATCAGACCGGCAGGGTGCGCTGGCGTAGCTTCCGCGGCCCGGGGCCGCTCCCCGGGCAGGGGTGGAAGATCCACCTGTCGATCGCTGCGTCCGAGGTGCTCGGGCTCTTCGACGAGGTGCTGCCCTACCTCGCCCGGCACGAGGCGAGCTTCAAGCTGCCGTCGGGCCTGGAGGGCTACCTCCTCCTGAACGGCGGGGAAGCCGGCCGAACCCAGGTGGGGAAGGCGCTGACGGTCTACCCCGCGGACGACGCGGCGTGCCGCCGCCTGGCGATCGGCCTGGACGCCCGCTGGCGTTCCGCGAGGGGCCCGGGCGTCCCGTTCGGGCTCCGGGTCGGGCCCGCCAGCGCGGTCTACCTCCGATACGGGGCGATCGGCGGGCGGGACGTCCTGGTCGACGCCTTCGGCCGGTTCAGCCCGGCCCTGCGCTCCCCGGAGGGCCGGCTCGTCGAGGACCGCCGCGACCTGCCGGGCGGCCGGCCGCCCTGGGCCCCCGGCCCGCCGGTCGAATCGGGGGCGGCCCGCGGCGGCCGACTGCCCGTGCTGGCGACGGTCGGCGGCCGGGCCTACTACCGGCTCAAGACGCTGCACTCCTCCGCCAAGGGGGACGTCGTCCTGGGCGTCGACGCGGCCACGGGCGCGGCCGTGGTCATCAAGTCCGCCAGGAGGGGCGTGGGGGGAGATCCCCTGGGCCACGACGCGGTGGAACGCCTCTCGAACGAGTTCCGCATCCTATCACGGCTCCGGGAGGCCGGGGGCGTTGCGATCGCGCCGGCCCCGCTCGGCCTCGAGGCCGGGGAGACGGCCTTGCTCGTCCTGGCCGACGTGCCGGGCACGCCGCTCCACCAGCTCCCCCGCGCGGCCAGGGGGCCGGCCCTGGCGGGCCTGGCGCGGGCGGTCGCCTCGCTCCACGACCGCGGCTTCGTGCACCGCGACGTCAAGCTTTCGAACGCCATCCTCGGCGAATCCGGGGTGTGCCTCATCGACTTCGAGCTGGCCTGCCCCGCGGGCCATCCGGCCCCCATCCCGGGCGGCACGCGGGGATACCTGCCGCCCGGCGATCCCGGCCCGGCCGACGCCGCCGCGGACTGCTACGCCCTGGGGGCCACCCTGGCGCACGCGGTGCTCGAATCCGACCCCGGGCTGATGCCCGCGGGGCGGGGGAGGCTGATCGGCCTCCTGCACCTGGCCCGCGCGCACGACGCGGCCGACCTCGTGCGGCGGCTGACCGACGCCGATCCGGCCGCCCGCCCGCGGGCCGAGGAGGCGGCCCGCCGGATGGAGGCGGCCGCGTCCGGCGGGCCGCCGGCCGAGGGGCCGCCGCCGCGGGCCCGGGACGCCGGCCGCCGATGGGCGATCAGGGCATCGACGGAGGCCGCCCGGGCCGCCTCGGGCTTCCTCGTCGCGGGCCCAGACGGCCACTGGTGGCGGAACCGGCACCTCTACTCCGGATACGCCTGCGAGGGGATCAACCTCGGCGCCGCCGGGGTCGTCCTCGGGCTCATCTCCGTCGCGACGGCGCTGAGGGACCGCCGGGTCGCGGCGGACGTCGGCCCGGCGATCGACTGGCTCTCGCGTCGCGGACCGACCCCGGAGTCGCCCGGGCTGTTCACCGGGGACGCCGGCGTCGCGCTGGCGCTCGTCGCCGGCGGGCCCTACTCGGCGGACCCCGGCCGGGCCCGCGACGCCGCCCTGCGACGCCTCTCCGCCGCGGCTGCGAGCGTGGAGGAGCTGGACCTGTTCTCCGGCGCCGCCGGGGTCCTCTGGGCGGGGTGCCTGATCGCCGAAATCTCGGGCGACGCCTCGCCGCTCCGGATCGTCGAGCACCTGGCCGGCACGATCGTCGCCGCCGCGAGCGAGGCGGACGGCGTCGTCGCGTGGGCGCCCTCGGGCCGGCTGGACGGCGTCCGGGCCCCCCACGTCGGCGCGGCCCACGGCGCGGCGGGCGTGGCCCTGGCCCTGGCGCACTGGGGCCGCGCCGCCGGCGACCCGGGGGCGTCGGGCCTGGCCCGGGAGGTGTTCGCGGGGCTCGACCGCGGCGCCAGGACCCCCGACGGCCTGTCCCTCCGGCGATTCCTGGGACCCGGCTCGCCCGCCGCCCCCCTCGGCGACTGGTGCCACGGGCCGGCGGGCTACCTCTGGTGCCTCCTCCAGGCCCTCGGCGACGACCCGCGATCCTCGCCCGCGGTCGACCGGGCGGCGTCGGCCTTCCGCCGCGCCTCGATGGTCCGGAACCCGACCTTCTGCCACGGGCTCGCCGGCCAGTTGGAGCTCTGCCGGATGCTCGGCGCCTTGCCCCGGCACGAGGGATGGGCGGCCCGTCGCGGGGCCCGCATCGAGGCCGTCCTCCGCCTGCTCCAGCAGCGGAGGGGCGGCGGGGTCGTCTGGTCCTCCGAGGATCCCGAGGTCATCACGCCCGACCTCTGGGTCGGCTTCCTGGGCCCGGCGGCCGCCCTCGCGATGGGCACGCGGCCCGGGCACGCCCCGCTCCTCTCGGGGCCCTGGCTGCGGGAATGTCGGGAGCTCGCGTCATGA
- a CDS encoding LysR family transcriptional regulator, with translation MTPTLVRRLTYAGAEARSFKRAAIVMKQVAGQPVSAKTIERVVRDVGLELARRRDADPRTDDSLARRPEGPPALAVVECDGGRIRTREPGHGPGVHRTSEGWRETKNACLIRARPTTSEEDPEPEPPACFADPEHVAKIAETEALSVASMASPPESPSRAGEPPEGMEMVPPADWRPKRSVRTVLSSMADSKEFGKQMAREAKRRRFPEASAKAFLGDGLAWNWSIRKRHFGEFTPILDFIHVLSYLFLVAKAVHEGPEDAWDRYLAWMRGAWRGEVGQVIEELQAWRAKLGEPPATAPDQDPRKVLAVTITYLSNNEGRMRYPEYRRSGLPVTTAWMESLVKEVNYRVKGTEMFWNDPEGAEAILQVRAAALSDDERLEAHLETRPGCPFTRRPRAPRLTRKKIRS, from the coding sequence TTGACCCCGACCCTCGTGCGACGGCTCACCTACGCCGGAGCCGAGGCCCGCTCGTTCAAGCGGGCCGCCATCGTGATGAAGCAGGTGGCCGGCCAGCCCGTCTCGGCCAAGACCATCGAGCGCGTGGTGCGCGACGTCGGCCTCGAGCTGGCCCGACGTCGGGACGCCGATCCCAGGACCGATGACTCGCTGGCACGGCGCCCCGAGGGCCCGCCGGCGCTGGCGGTGGTCGAATGCGACGGCGGCCGGATCCGCACCCGCGAGCCGGGACACGGCCCCGGCGTCCACCGCACATCCGAGGGGTGGCGAGAGACCAAGAACGCCTGCCTGATCCGGGCCCGGCCCACGACCTCCGAGGAAGACCCCGAGCCCGAGCCGCCGGCCTGCTTCGCCGACCCGGAGCACGTGGCCAAGATCGCCGAGACCGAAGCCCTGTCGGTCGCCTCCATGGCCTCGCCGCCCGAGTCGCCATCGCGGGCCGGCGAGCCCCCCGAGGGCATGGAGATGGTGCCGCCGGCCGACTGGCGGCCGAAGCGGTCGGTGCGCACCGTGCTGAGCAGCATGGCGGACTCGAAGGAGTTCGGCAAGCAGATGGCGCGGGAAGCCAAGCGGCGGCGATTCCCCGAGGCGTCAGCCAAGGCGTTCCTGGGCGATGGGCTGGCGTGGAACTGGTCGATCCGGAAGCGGCACTTCGGCGAGTTTACGCCGATCCTCGACTTCATCCACGTGCTGAGCTACCTGTTCCTGGTGGCCAAGGCCGTGCACGAGGGGCCCGAGGACGCGTGGGACCGGTACCTGGCCTGGATGCGAGGCGCATGGCGAGGGGAGGTCGGCCAGGTGATCGAGGAGTTGCAGGCCTGGCGGGCGAAGCTGGGCGAGCCGCCCGCGACCGCGCCGGATCAGGACCCGCGGAAGGTCCTGGCCGTGACGATCACCTACCTGAGCAACAACGAAGGGCGCATGAGATATCCCGAATATCGCCGGAGCGGGCTGCCGGTGACGACGGCCTGGATGGAGTCGCTCGTCAAGGAGGTGAACTACCGGGTCAAGGGGACCGAGATGTTCTGGAACGACCCGGAGGGGGCCGAGGCCATCCTCCAGGTGCGCGCCGCGGCGCTCTCGGACGACGAACGGCTGGAGGCGCACCTCGAGACACGTCCGGGCTGTCCCTTCACTCGCCGGCCACGAGCGCCCAGATTAACGCGCAAGAAAATCAGAAGCTGA
- the hcp gene encoding hydroxylamine reductase — protein sequence MFCNQCEQTAHGTGCAIDPGVCGKDADVQSVQEMILYGLKGMAAYANHARRLGKSDESVSAFIEEALFCTMTNVNFDLASLLDIALELGRKNLRVMELLDAGHVEAFGRPSPAIVTRGTKPGPGILVTGHDLADLHDLLRQVEGTNINVYTHGEMLPAFMYPKLREHPNLAGHYGGPWQKQKQEFPAFPGPIVATTNCILIPKADYADRVFTTRFTAVPGGTRLATNDFSAVVDKARACPLLTRTSQGAFQVGYHRTVLLDAAPTIVEAVKAGRISRFFVIGGCDGAEPGRNYFSDYARNTPPDSFILTLGCGKYRINGHDYGEHLGLPRLMDMGQCNDAYGAIQVALALAEAFGCGVNDLPLTLVVSWFEQKAVAVLLTLLSLGVKGITLGPNPPAFVTPNVFRILQEQFDLRLTGADAKRDLLAVLN from the coding sequence ATGTTCTGCAACCAGTGCGAGCAGACCGCCCACGGGACCGGCTGCGCCATCGACCCGGGCGTCTGCGGCAAGGACGCCGACGTCCAGTCCGTCCAGGAGATGATCCTCTACGGCCTGAAGGGCATGGCCGCCTACGCCAACCACGCCCGCCGCCTGGGCAAATCGGACGAATCGGTGAGCGCGTTCATCGAGGAGGCCCTCTTCTGCACGATGACGAACGTGAACTTCGACCTCGCCTCGCTGCTCGACATCGCGCTCGAGCTGGGCCGCAAGAACCTGCGCGTGATGGAGCTGCTCGACGCGGGGCACGTCGAGGCCTTCGGCCGGCCCTCGCCGGCGATCGTCACGAGGGGGACGAAGCCCGGCCCCGGCATCCTCGTCACCGGGCACGACCTCGCGGACCTGCACGACCTGCTCCGTCAGGTCGAGGGCACGAACATCAACGTGTACACCCACGGCGAGATGCTGCCCGCCTTCATGTACCCGAAGCTCCGCGAGCACCCGAACCTCGCCGGACATTACGGCGGCCCCTGGCAGAAGCAGAAGCAGGAGTTCCCGGCGTTCCCCGGCCCGATCGTCGCCACCACGAACTGCATCCTGATCCCGAAGGCCGACTACGCCGACCGCGTCTTCACCACGCGGTTCACGGCCGTGCCCGGCGGCACCCGGCTGGCGACGAACGACTTCTCCGCCGTCGTCGACAAGGCCCGCGCCTGCCCGCTGCTGACGAGGACTTCCCAGGGCGCCTTCCAGGTCGGGTACCACCGCACGGTGCTCCTCGACGCCGCGCCGACGATCGTCGAGGCCGTGAAGGCGGGCCGGATCAGCCGCTTCTTCGTCATCGGCGGCTGCGACGGCGCCGAGCCGGGCCGGAACTACTTCAGCGACTACGCGCGAAACACCCCGCCGGACTCGTTCATCCTCACCCTGGGCTGCGGCAAGTACCGGATCAACGGCCACGACTACGGCGAGCACCTCGGCCTGCCCCGCCTGATGGACATGGGCCAGTGCAACGACGCCTACGGCGCCATCCAGGTGGCCCTCGCCCTGGCCGAGGCGTTCGGCTGCGGCGTGAACGACCTGCCGCTGACCCTGGTCGTGAGCTGGTTCGAGCAGAAGGCCGTCGCCGTCCTGCTGACCCTCCTGTCCCTGGGCGTCAAGGGCATCACCCTGGGCCCCAACCCGCCCGCCTTCGTCACGCCGAACGTCTTCCGGATCCTCCAGGAGCAGTTCGACCTCCGGCTCACCGGCGCCGACGCGAAGCGGGACCTCCTCGCCGTCCTGAACTGA
- a CDS encoding Crp/Fnr family transcriptional regulator: MDTDARTILEGCRLLASVSGDQRERLVAMAEVRRYERGTMIFRQGDAPPGVFIVGAGLVRVFLVSPSGKQHVLHLVSPGLTFAEVAAIGDFPCPAFAEAASDATCLLLPERPFQAALREDHALCLQLLGSFAMWVRHFVGLVEDITLRDAAGRVARFLLEAAGPDGVVRLPSLKKDMASRLNLTSETLSRTLRRLTDEGLIGSPAGTGAEIRLLDRDQLGRVSDGLGPNL, encoded by the coding sequence GTGGACACCGACGCGAGGACGATCCTGGAGGGCTGCCGGCTGCTCGCCAGCGTGTCGGGGGACCAGCGCGAACGGCTGGTGGCGATGGCGGAGGTCCGCCGGTACGAGCGAGGCACGATGATCTTCCGCCAGGGGGATGCCCCGCCGGGCGTCTTCATCGTGGGCGCCGGGCTCGTGCGGGTGTTCCTGGTCTCGCCGTCGGGGAAGCAGCACGTGCTGCACCTGGTCTCGCCGGGGCTGACCTTCGCGGAGGTCGCGGCGATCGGCGACTTCCCCTGCCCCGCGTTCGCCGAGGCCGCGTCGGACGCCACCTGCCTGCTCCTGCCCGAGCGGCCGTTCCAGGCGGCGCTGCGCGAGGACCACGCGCTCTGCCTGCAACTCCTGGGCAGCTTCGCGATGTGGGTGAGGCATTTCGTAGGCCTGGTGGAGGACATCACCCTGCGCGACGCCGCGGGGCGGGTCGCGCGGTTCCTGCTGGAGGCCGCCGGGCCGGACGGCGTGGTCCGCCTGCCGAGCCTGAAGAAGGACATGGCCAGCCGCCTGAACCTCACGAGCGAGACGCTCTCGCGCACGCTCCGCCGCCTGACCGACGAGGGCCTCATCGGAAGCCCGGCGGGGACCGGCGCGGAGATCCGCCTCCTCGACCGGGACCAGCTCGGCCGCGTCTCCGACGGGCTCGGGCCGAACCTGTAG